One segment of Anatilimnocola aggregata DNA contains the following:
- a CDS encoding DinB family protein: MDARLDLALKQIEFAREYVETLLADIQADEWFRMPAGASTHLGWQLGHLAMAQYGLALFRQRGRQPEDLQLMTSSFRKQFSRGTVPEPDPAKNPPIAEIRDTFDRVYQQALLELPQIAAATLDEPIDMPYAAYPTKYGALLFCSCHEMLHAGQIGVLRRLLGRAPVR, translated from the coding sequence ATGGATGCTCGCTTGGATTTGGCTCTCAAACAAATTGAATTTGCGCGGGAATATGTCGAAACTCTGCTCGCCGACATTCAAGCGGACGAGTGGTTTCGAATGCCAGCCGGCGCGTCCACCCATCTGGGCTGGCAACTGGGGCACTTAGCCATGGCCCAGTATGGATTGGCATTGTTCCGCCAACGCGGTCGCCAGCCCGAAGACCTGCAACTAATGACTTCCAGCTTTCGCAAGCAGTTCAGCCGCGGCACGGTTCCCGAGCCCGATCCAGCGAAGAACCCGCCGATCGCCGAAATCCGCGACACCTTCGACCGAGTCTATCAGCAGGCACTGCTCGAACTTCCTCAAATCGCGGCTGCCACGCTCGACGAGCCTATCGACATGCCGTACGCAGCCTATCCGACGAAGTACGGAGCCCTCCTCTTCTGCTCCTGTCACGAAATGCTCCATGCCGGGCAAATCGGAGTCCTCCGGCGACTTTTGGGACGAGCACCGGTGCGGTAA
- a CDS encoding sigma-70 family RNA polymerase sigma factor: MSAHDESSFGDDAELLRLLNLANQGDTTSMEQLFERLYPYLLLCAREELDSDLRAKVRESDLVQQSCLEAHRDFRELSCHNVHDLLHWLETILRSNAADLRRRFEATRRHGLEPQFSLDDSGSEQAQDAKQNLLDQHPLGSGSSSAKDLELDAAISRLPAEYRDVILMRHRDKLSFAQIGQRTERTADAARMLWARAVKRLEADMNGPESQ, from the coding sequence ATGAGTGCGCACGATGAATCCTCGTTCGGCGACGACGCGGAACTCTTGCGACTATTGAATCTCGCCAATCAAGGCGATACTACTTCTATGGAGCAGCTATTCGAGCGGCTGTATCCTTATCTACTGCTGTGTGCACGCGAAGAGCTCGATTCTGACCTGCGGGCGAAAGTGCGCGAGTCTGATCTTGTGCAGCAGTCGTGCCTGGAGGCGCATCGCGATTTTCGCGAGTTGTCGTGCCACAATGTGCACGATTTGCTGCACTGGCTGGAGACGATATTGCGGTCGAATGCGGCCGATTTGCGTCGGCGCTTCGAAGCCACTCGCCGCCACGGACTTGAACCGCAATTCTCACTCGATGACAGTGGTTCCGAACAAGCCCAGGATGCAAAACAGAATCTGCTCGACCAGCATCCGCTCGGCAGCGGCAGTTCAAGCGCCAAGGATTTGGAATTGGATGCGGCAATTTCCCGTTTGCCCGCCGAATATCGAGACGTGATTCTGATGCGCCACCGAGATAAACTATCGTTTGCCCAAATTGGCCAGCGAACCGAGCGAACTGCCGATGCCGCTCGCATGCTTTGGGCCCGAGCGGTGAAACGCTTGGAAGCCGATATGAACGGCCCGGAAAGCCAATAG
- the hisF gene encoding imidazole glycerol phosphate synthase subunit HisF yields MLAKRVIPCLDVNQGRVVKGTNFLQLRDAGDPVEVARRYEQEGADELVFLDITASHEQRGIMLDVVRRTAEQVFMPLTVGGGIRTIDDIRSLLNAGSDKVSINSAACKDPNFVREAARRFGNQCIVVNIDPKRVQRDGREVWEVHINGGRTPTGLEAVAWAKEVEALGAGEIVLTSMDCDGTKDGYDLEITRAVSDAVSIPVVASGGAGKPEHLADAILVGRADAALAASIFHFGEFTIRQTKEIMASRGIPVRL; encoded by the coding sequence ATGCTTGCAAAACGTGTGATTCCCTGTTTGGACGTCAATCAGGGCCGGGTCGTGAAAGGAACGAACTTCCTGCAATTGCGCGACGCCGGTGACCCCGTCGAAGTCGCGCGGCGCTATGAGCAGGAAGGTGCCGATGAGTTGGTCTTCCTCGATATCACCGCCAGCCACGAGCAGCGGGGGATCATGCTCGACGTAGTTCGCCGCACTGCCGAGCAAGTCTTCATGCCCCTGACCGTCGGGGGTGGCATTCGGACCATCGACGATATTCGCTCCCTACTCAACGCCGGCAGCGACAAGGTCTCGATCAATTCCGCGGCGTGCAAGGATCCTAACTTCGTTCGCGAAGCGGCGCGGCGTTTTGGCAATCAATGCATTGTGGTCAACATCGATCCTAAACGCGTGCAGCGCGATGGCCGCGAAGTCTGGGAAGTGCATATCAATGGCGGCCGCACTCCCACAGGGCTGGAAGCTGTGGCCTGGGCGAAAGAAGTCGAGGCGCTCGGCGCCGGCGAAATCGTCCTCACCAGCATGGACTGCGACGGCACGAAAGATGGCTACGATCTGGAAATTACCCGAGCCGTGAGTGACGCGGTTTCGATTCCCGTCGTCGCCAGCGGTGGTGCCGGCAAGCCCGAACACCTGGCCGATGCAATCCTAGTGGGACGTGCGGACGCTGCTTTGGCAGCCAGCATTTTCCACTTCGGTGAATTCACCATTCGTCAAACGAAAGAAATCATGGCCAGTCGAGGAATTCCCGTCCGGCTGTAG
- a CDS encoding type IV pilus twitching motility protein PilT codes for MSHSPSPAPSGPPAAAPSIEDLIKKMSVETHDLEVDKFFRALVKFEGSDLHMKVGRPPMIRVRNELRPLNHPNIERIEMAKLLVPMMNDRNRRIYDDEGGADFSHSCDVDGVRWRFRVNLLQQNGCMGMVARRISNKIPNFEGLYLPASIEQLCFYDQGMVLLAGVTGSGKSTTIASMLDFINRRERVHILTLEDPIEFIFSEDKALINQREVGFDVKDFKIGMKHAVREDPDIMLVGEMRDEETFMTAIHAAETGHLVFGTIHASSAPSTIGRILDLFPEAMHKAIRSAIAFNMKGIVAQKLLKSIKPGVPRVPTCEIMLFNAIIKKIVLESQDNKLADAIRIGAADGMQDFTMSLKQLIDDNLIDRPTAFEVAPNPDALKMALKGINVSQPGII; via the coding sequence ATGAGTCACTCACCATCACCGGCCCCTTCGGGACCACCCGCTGCCGCGCCGTCGATCGAAGACCTGATCAAAAAAATGTCGGTCGAGACGCACGATCTCGAAGTCGACAAGTTTTTCCGCGCGCTGGTGAAGTTCGAAGGCTCGGACTTGCACATGAAAGTCGGTCGGCCGCCGATGATTCGCGTGCGCAACGAACTGCGCCCGCTCAATCATCCGAACATCGAGCGCATCGAGATGGCCAAGCTCCTTGTGCCGATGATGAACGACCGTAATCGCCGCATCTATGACGATGAAGGTGGTGCCGACTTTTCGCACAGCTGCGATGTCGATGGCGTCCGCTGGCGGTTCCGCGTGAACTTGCTGCAACAAAACGGGTGCATGGGTATGGTCGCCCGCCGCATCAGCAACAAGATCCCGAACTTCGAAGGTCTCTACTTGCCCGCCTCGATCGAGCAGTTGTGCTTCTACGATCAAGGGATGGTACTGCTGGCCGGCGTGACGGGTTCTGGCAAGAGTACGACGATTGCCTCGATGCTGGACTTTATCAATCGTCGCGAGCGAGTTCACATCCTCACGCTGGAAGACCCGATCGAATTCATTTTCTCCGAAGACAAAGCACTCATTAACCAGCGCGAAGTCGGCTTTGACGTGAAGGACTTCAAGATCGGCATGAAGCACGCAGTCCGCGAAGATCCAGACATCATGCTGGTGGGCGAAATGCGTGATGAAGAAACGTTCATGACGGCGATTCACGCGGCCGAAACGGGCCACTTGGTATTCGGTACGATCCACGCCAGTTCAGCCCCTTCCACCATTGGTCGTATTCTCGACTTGTTCCCCGAAGCGATGCACAAGGCCATTCGCTCGGCGATCGCGTTCAACATGAAGGGCATCGTTGCGCAAAAACTCCTCAAGTCGATCAAGCCCGGCGTGCCGCGCGTGCCGACTTGCGAAATCATGCTCTTCAACGCGATCATCAAGAAGATCGTGCTTGAGTCGCAGGATAATAAACTGGCCGACGCGATCCGCATTGGCGCTGCCGACGGCATGCAAGATTTCACCATGAGTTTGAAGCAATTGATTGATGACAACTTGATTGACCGCCCGACTGCCTTTGAAGTGGCCCCGAATCCCGACGCCCTGAAGATGGCCCTCAAAGGCATCAACGTTTCGCAGCCTGGAATCATCTAA
- a CDS encoding ATPase, T2SS/T4P/T4SS family produces MSRIVTSCIGAALIVLIGAGVAQAQFIEYISGLEDPHAMIRGRGFYLAIWKIVLLLLVFWMWVKTTDWINRDSGEIGNSIGLPPDLWNPIVVFSFLLTFVIAMLIPIYLAGFFLILIAYIAPLATYIALRNGRVTNERKVLTPDHFKRVIANIGRGKKGPVEEKQPWELGPAVDMQATGPIATVNQANMIEARQSPAYVPVKKMIADALENRAEKVMLDFTADAVALRYYVDGVWHAGNPKIHEKEQLNRQWGDQMLFVLKKLAALNPADRRSKQEGKLKIEYAGNKYDTILMSQGTQTGERAVITLLLVTKHIRSLEELGMREKQRDQLKEILGMGNTGVVAFCAMPGDGLTATWVAALRATDRLLRDFISIEDAGQKEPEIENVNAQRVNSAAGETIESVLPKVLLKMPEVLCVPNITSGAVLGVLTQKAEDDAKLGIVSLRAKEAADALLRLLALKPPMPQFAQQMRAVINQRLIRKLCDSCKQAIPLTPELSQRLGIPPGRVDHIYREYQPPTPEQLATMKKHEIPPTCPKCRGLGYFGRTAIYEFLVLDERVKQALIQQPKLEVIKQVARQAGNRSLQEEGIVLIALGVTSLPELQRVLKQ; encoded by the coding sequence ATGTCTCGCATCGTGACGTCCTGCATCGGCGCCGCGCTGATCGTGTTGATCGGCGCTGGCGTTGCCCAGGCCCAATTCATCGAATATATCTCCGGCCTGGAAGATCCACATGCGATGATTCGCGGCCGCGGTTTTTACCTGGCCATCTGGAAGATCGTGTTGCTCCTGCTCGTCTTTTGGATGTGGGTGAAAACAACTGACTGGATCAATCGCGATTCCGGCGAGATTGGCAATAGTATCGGGCTACCCCCCGATCTCTGGAATCCCATCGTCGTCTTCTCGTTCTTGCTGACGTTCGTCATCGCGATGCTGATTCCGATCTATCTCGCGGGCTTTTTTCTCATCCTTATTGCTTATATCGCGCCGCTGGCCACCTACATCGCGCTGCGCAATGGGCGTGTTACCAACGAACGGAAGGTCCTAACCCCCGATCACTTCAAACGTGTGATCGCGAACATTGGCCGCGGTAAAAAGGGCCCCGTCGAAGAGAAGCAGCCTTGGGAACTGGGCCCCGCCGTCGATATGCAAGCGACGGGACCGATTGCCACGGTGAACCAGGCGAACATGATCGAGGCGCGGCAGTCACCCGCCTATGTGCCGGTGAAAAAGATGATCGCCGATGCACTCGAAAACCGAGCTGAAAAAGTCATGCTCGATTTCACGGCCGATGCGGTTGCGCTGCGCTACTATGTCGATGGCGTCTGGCACGCCGGCAACCCGAAGATTCACGAGAAGGAACAGCTCAATCGCCAGTGGGGCGATCAAATGCTGTTCGTGCTGAAGAAGCTCGCGGCGCTTAACCCGGCCGATCGCCGCAGTAAGCAAGAAGGCAAGCTGAAGATTGAATATGCCGGCAACAAGTACGACACAATCTTGATGTCGCAAGGGACGCAAACTGGTGAGCGGGCTGTGATCACCCTCCTGCTCGTTACCAAGCACATTCGCTCGCTCGAAGAGTTGGGAATGCGCGAAAAGCAGCGGGATCAGCTGAAAGAAATCCTGGGAATGGGCAACACCGGTGTTGTCGCATTTTGCGCGATGCCCGGCGATGGTCTCACCGCAACTTGGGTTGCCGCGCTGCGGGCTACCGATCGCTTGCTCCGCGACTTTATCTCGATTGAAGACGCGGGTCAAAAAGAGCCGGAAATTGAAAACGTGAATGCCCAGCGCGTGAACAGCGCCGCCGGCGAAACGATCGAATCGGTGCTCCCCAAAGTCTTGCTGAAAATGCCCGAGGTCCTCTGCGTTCCGAACATCACCAGCGGGGCGGTGCTCGGCGTGCTAACGCAAAAAGCCGAAGACGATGCCAAGCTGGGCATTGTCAGTTTGCGGGCCAAAGAAGCAGCCGATGCGCTGTTGCGTTTGCTCGCTCTGAAGCCGCCGATGCCGCAATTCGCCCAGCAGATGCGAGCGGTAATCAATCAGCGACTGATCCGTAAGCTGTGCGATAGTTGCAAACAGGCGATCCCGCTGACTCCCGAATTGAGCCAACGGTTAGGCATTCCGCCGGGGCGAGTCGATCACATCTATCGCGAGTACCAGCCCCCGACGCCGGAACAACTGGCGACGATGAAGAAGCACGAAATACCGCCCACCTGCCCCAAGTGTCGTGGGCTGGGCTATTTTGGCCGGACGGCCATTTACGAATTCTTGGTGCTCGACGAACGAGTGAAACAAGCGTTGATTCAGCAGCCCAAGTTGGAAGTGATAAAGCAAGTCGCCAGGCAGGCGGGAAATCGGTCGTTGCAAGAAGAAGGAATCGTGCTCATCGCGCTCGGGGTGACTTCACTTCCCGAACTGCAACGAGTCTTGAAGCAGTAG